One Mycolicibacter sp. MU0083 DNA window includes the following coding sequences:
- a CDS encoding alpha-hydroxy-acid oxidizing protein: protein MAFGDYQFEIYLQGLAGVQPALPMTYAELEAKAAAALSPSVWSYVAGGAGDERTQRANVTAFDGWGLVPRMFVGAAERDLSVEMFGMRLPSPVFMAPIGVLGICAQDGHGDLAGARAAAATGVPMMVSTLTADPLEDVAAQFGDTPGIFQLYTPKDRELAASLVNRAEAAGYRAIVVTLDTWVPGWRPRDLAASNFPQLRGHCLANYFHDPVFRAGLAQPPEENPQAAILSWVQTFGAPLTWDDLPWLRSLTDLPLIVKGICHPDDARRAIDGGVDGIYCSTHGGRQANGGLPALDCLPDVVAAADGVPVLFDSGVRTGADIVKALALGATAVGIGRPYAYGLALGGTAGIVHVLRALLAEADLIMAVDGYPSRVDLTPDTLRRVT from the coding sequence ATGGCATTCGGCGACTACCAGTTCGAGATCTACCTGCAGGGCCTGGCCGGGGTGCAGCCCGCGCTGCCGATGACCTATGCCGAACTGGAAGCCAAAGCGGCCGCGGCGCTATCGCCGTCGGTGTGGTCCTATGTCGCCGGCGGTGCCGGTGACGAGCGCACGCAGCGGGCCAATGTCACCGCCTTCGACGGCTGGGGCCTGGTGCCGCGGATGTTCGTCGGAGCCGCCGAGCGTGACCTGTCGGTCGAGATGTTCGGCATGCGACTGCCCTCGCCGGTCTTCATGGCGCCGATCGGTGTCCTCGGCATCTGTGCTCAAGACGGTCACGGCGACCTGGCGGGTGCCCGGGCGGCGGCGGCGACCGGAGTCCCGATGATGGTGTCCACCCTCACCGCCGATCCTCTCGAGGACGTGGCAGCCCAATTCGGTGACACCCCAGGCATTTTCCAGTTGTACACGCCCAAAGACCGGGAACTGGCCGCCAGCCTGGTCAACCGGGCCGAGGCGGCCGGCTATCGGGCGATCGTCGTCACCCTCGACACCTGGGTTCCCGGTTGGCGTCCCCGCGACCTGGCGGCGTCGAACTTCCCGCAGTTGCGCGGCCACTGCCTGGCGAACTACTTCCACGACCCGGTGTTCCGCGCGGGGTTGGCCCAGCCTCCCGAAGAGAACCCGCAGGCGGCCATCCTGTCCTGGGTGCAGACCTTCGGCGCCCCGTTGACCTGGGATGACCTGCCGTGGCTGCGGTCGTTGACGGACCTGCCGCTCATCGTCAAGGGGATCTGTCATCCCGACGATGCGCGGCGGGCCATCGACGGCGGCGTGGACGGCATCTACTGCTCCACCCACGGCGGGCGCCAGGCCAACGGCGGGCTGCCGGCCCTGGACTGCCTCCCCGATGTGGTGGCGGCTGCCGACGGGGTTCCGGTGCTGTTCGATTCCGGTGTCCGCACCGGCGCCGACATCGTCAAGGCGCTGGCGTTGGGAGCGACCGCGGTGGGGATCGGCCGACCCTACGCCTACGGGCTGGCGTTGGGCGGGACCGCCGGGATCGTGCACGTACTGCGCGCACTGCTGGCCGAAGCCGACCTGATCATGGCCGTCGACGGCTATCCGTCACGGGTTGATCTCACCCCGGATACGTTGCGGCGCGTCACCTGA
- a CDS encoding siderophore-interacting protein, protein MAGRPIHTFEVVRTEQVSEHMLRVVLGGNGFDTFSPSGFTDSYVKVVFVRHGVDVAALPQPLTIDSFNGLPEHDRPVIRTLTVRRVDRSARQISIDVSVHGDHGTVGPWATDARPGDPAYLMGPSGAYAPDPSADWHLMAGDESAIPAISVALEALPPDAIGKVFIEVAGPEGEIDLAAPAGVELNWIHRGGRADLVGDDRAGDHAPLIAEVKETLWLPGQVQVFIHGEAQAVMHNLRPYVRKERGVDAKWASISGYWRRGRTEETFRQWKRELAALESAAAAEEQAG, encoded by the coding sequence GTGGCGGGACGACCGATTCACACCTTCGAAGTTGTCCGCACCGAACAGGTATCCGAGCACATGCTGCGGGTGGTCTTGGGCGGCAACGGATTCGACACCTTCAGCCCCAGTGGATTCACCGACTCCTATGTCAAGGTCGTCTTCGTTCGTCACGGTGTGGACGTCGCCGCGCTACCGCAGCCGTTGACCATCGACAGCTTCAACGGGTTGCCGGAGCACGACCGTCCGGTGATCCGCACCCTGACCGTGCGTCGCGTCGATCGATCGGCCCGCCAGATCAGCATCGACGTCTCGGTGCACGGTGACCACGGCACCGTCGGGCCGTGGGCGACCGATGCCCGACCCGGCGACCCGGCCTATCTGATGGGGCCGTCGGGCGCATATGCACCCGACCCGAGCGCGGACTGGCATCTGATGGCCGGCGACGAGAGCGCGATTCCGGCGATCTCCGTTGCTCTGGAGGCGTTGCCGCCCGACGCGATCGGCAAGGTGTTCATCGAGGTGGCGGGCCCGGAAGGGGAGATCGACCTGGCAGCTCCGGCCGGTGTGGAACTGAACTGGATACACCGGGGCGGACGGGCGGACCTGGTCGGTGATGACCGCGCCGGCGACCATGCACCGCTGATCGCGGAGGTCAAAGAGACGCTGTGGCTGCCGGGTCAGGTGCAGGTGTTCATCCACGGTGAGGCGCAGGCCGTCATGCACAACCTGCGCCCCTACGTGCGCAAGGAACGCGGCGTCGACGCCAAATGGGCGTCGATCTCGGGATACTGGCGCCGCGGCCGCACCGAAGAGACCTTCCGGCAGTGGAAGAGGGAACTCGCCGCGCTGGAGAGCGCAGCGGCGGCCGAAGAACAGGCGGGCTGA
- the dprA gene encoding DNA-processing protein DprA has translation MTAADTATQRAWAYLSRVAEPPRADLTDLVYRAGPVEAAERIRLGEVGPELAEHTRARREIDFAARDLEILARRGGRLITRDDDEWPVLAFAAFGGAVARPDCHAPLVLWAQGPAALDEIAERATAIVGTRASTGYGEHVAADLANGLAERDVAVVSGGAYGIDGAAHRAALAADGLTMAVLAGGIDVAYPAGHSALLHRIGANGLVVTEYPPGVRPARFRFLTRNRLVAVLSGATVVVEAGLRSGAANTAAWARLLGRPVAAVPGPVTSGASAGCHVLLRGGAELVTRADEVVELAGRMGELADEPPHPVSPLDDLGAAERQVYEALPGRGVVTVEQVAVAAGLAATQVLGPLALLEVAGLVRRDDGRWGIVRPKR, from the coding sequence ATGACCGCCGCCGACACTGCGACACAGCGGGCCTGGGCCTACCTGTCCCGGGTCGCCGAGCCGCCGCGCGCGGACCTGACCGACCTGGTCTACCGGGCCGGTCCGGTCGAGGCGGCCGAACGGATCCGACTCGGGGAGGTCGGCCCGGAACTGGCCGAGCACACCCGGGCCCGGCGCGAGATCGACTTCGCCGCGCGCGACCTGGAGATCCTCGCCCGTCGCGGCGGGCGGCTGATCACCCGCGACGACGACGAATGGCCGGTGCTGGCGTTCGCCGCCTTCGGCGGTGCGGTGGCCCGCCCGGACTGCCACGCCCCGCTGGTGCTGTGGGCGCAGGGGCCGGCGGCGCTCGACGAAATCGCCGAACGGGCCACTGCGATCGTCGGCACCCGGGCATCCACCGGATACGGCGAACACGTGGCCGCCGACCTGGCCAACGGGCTGGCCGAACGCGATGTGGCGGTGGTATCCGGCGGCGCCTACGGAATCGACGGCGCGGCACATCGCGCCGCGCTCGCCGCAGACGGGTTGACCATGGCCGTGCTGGCCGGGGGAATCGACGTCGCCTACCCGGCGGGGCATTCGGCGTTGCTGCACCGTATCGGCGCCAACGGCCTGGTGGTGACCGAATACCCGCCCGGGGTCCGGCCGGCCCGCTTCCGCTTTCTGACCCGAAACCGGCTGGTCGCGGTGCTGTCCGGAGCAACCGTGGTGGTGGAGGCCGGACTTCGCAGCGGTGCTGCCAATACCGCCGCATGGGCCCGGCTGCTGGGCCGGCCGGTCGCCGCGGTGCCCGGCCCGGTCACCAGCGGGGCCTCGGCCGGCTGTCACGTACTGCTGCGCGGCGGTGCCGAACTGGTGACCCGCGCCGACGAGGTGGTCGAACTCGCGGGGCGGATGGGGGAGCTGGCGGATGAACCACCGCACCCGGTGAGTCCCCTGGACGATCTCGGCGCCGCCGAACGGCAGGTCTACGAAGCCCTGCCCGGCCGCGGCGTGGTCACCGTCGAGCAGGTCGCCGTGGCCGCCGGGCTGGCTGCGACGCAGGTCCTCGGCCCGCTGGCCCTGCTGGAGGTCGCCGGCCTGGTCAGACGCGACGACGGACGTTGGGGGATAGTCCGGCCGAAGCGGTAG
- a CDS encoding YifB family Mg chelatase-like AAA ATPase, giving the protein MTLGRAFSVAVRGLDGLIVEIEADITSGLPGVHLVGLPDAALQESRDRVRAAITNSGQNWPQSRLTLALSPATLPKMGSVYDIALAAAVLSADRKAPWSRLEKTVLLGELALDGRVRPVHGVLPAVLAAKNEGWSAAVVPVDNLAEASLIDGIDVYGVATLEQLHGWLVGAVRLQGRITTVAPEIVPAEDLADVIGQDRARFAVEVAAAGAHHLMLTGPPGIGKTMLAQRLPGLLPPLTESESLEVTAIHSVAGLLSGSAPLITRPPFIAPHHSSSVAALVGGGSGMARPGAVSRAHRGVLFLDECAEIRVSALEALRTPLEDGEIRLARRDGVARYPARFQLVMAANPCPCAPADPRDCTCKPLVKRHYLGRLSGPLLDRVDLRVEMYPVRAGAFSAADGESTAAVRERVANARAAAAQRWEPHGFHTNAEVGGALLRRRFRLGATAMAPLRTALDRGLLSIRGANRTLRVAWTLCDLAGRTSPGLDEVSAALSFRQGGAAR; this is encoded by the coding sequence ATGACGCTGGGGCGGGCGTTCTCGGTCGCGGTACGTGGCCTCGACGGCCTGATCGTGGAGATCGAGGCCGACATCACCTCGGGCCTGCCCGGGGTGCACCTGGTGGGACTGCCCGACGCCGCCCTGCAGGAATCGCGGGACCGGGTGCGTGCGGCGATCACCAACAGCGGCCAGAACTGGCCGCAGTCCCGACTGACGTTGGCGCTGTCCCCGGCGACGCTGCCGAAGATGGGTTCGGTCTACGACATCGCACTGGCCGCCGCGGTACTGTCCGCAGACCGCAAGGCGCCGTGGTCGCGGCTGGAGAAGACCGTGCTGCTCGGGGAGTTGGCGCTGGACGGGCGGGTGCGGCCGGTACACGGGGTGCTACCGGCGGTGCTGGCGGCCAAGAACGAAGGCTGGTCTGCGGCCGTGGTACCGGTAGACAACCTCGCCGAAGCCAGCCTGATCGACGGTATCGACGTCTACGGCGTGGCGACGCTGGAGCAATTGCACGGCTGGCTGGTCGGCGCCGTTCGGCTGCAGGGCCGGATCACCACGGTGGCGCCGGAGATCGTCCCCGCCGAGGACCTGGCGGACGTGATCGGGCAGGACCGGGCCCGGTTCGCGGTGGAGGTGGCGGCCGCCGGCGCGCACCATCTGATGTTGACCGGACCGCCGGGCATCGGGAAAACCATGTTGGCTCAACGTCTTCCAGGATTGTTGCCGCCGCTGACCGAAAGCGAGTCGCTGGAGGTCACCGCCATTCATTCGGTCGCGGGCCTGCTGTCGGGAAGCGCCCCGCTGATCACCCGCCCCCCGTTCATCGCGCCGCATCACAGCTCCAGCGTCGCCGCGCTGGTGGGCGGCGGTTCGGGGATGGCGCGACCGGGTGCGGTGAGCCGCGCACACCGCGGCGTGCTGTTCCTCGACGAGTGCGCCGAGATTCGGGTCAGCGCATTGGAGGCGTTGCGGACACCCTTGGAAGACGGCGAGATCCGGCTCGCCCGACGTGACGGGGTGGCCCGGTACCCCGCGCGGTTCCAGTTGGTGATGGCGGCCAATCCCTGCCCGTGCGCCCCGGCCGACCCCCGCGACTGCACCTGCAAGCCGTTGGTGAAGCGTCATTACCTCGGTCGGCTGTCCGGGCCGCTGCTGGATCGGGTGGATCTGCGCGTCGAGATGTATCCGGTTCGGGCCGGCGCCTTTTCCGCGGCCGACGGGGAATCGACCGCCGCGGTGCGTGAGCGGGTCGCCAACGCACGGGCCGCCGCCGCGCAACGCTGGGAGCCGCACGGCTTTCACACCAACGCCGAAGTCGGCGGGGCGCTGCTGCGCCGCAGGTTTCGGCTCGGCGCGACGGCGATGGCTCCGTTGCGCACCGCGCTGGACCGGGGCCTGCTGTCGATCCGCGGGGCCAACCGCACCCTGCGGGTGGCCTGGACGCTGTGCGACCTCGCCGGACGGACATCACCGGGCCTGGACGAGGTGTCTGCGGCCCTGAGTTTCCGGCAGGGCGGGGCGGCCCGATGA
- a CDS encoding YraN family protein: MTTMTRAELGALGEQLAVDHLAAHGWELLARNWRCRYGELDVIATDPETRAVVFVEVKTRTGDGFGGLAYAVPPEKVRRLRRLAGLWLAGQQQRWDEVRLDVIGVRIGRCRTPEIIHLRGVG; encoded by the coding sequence ATGACAACCATGACTCGTGCCGAGCTGGGGGCGCTCGGGGAACAACTGGCCGTCGATCACCTGGCCGCGCACGGGTGGGAGCTCCTGGCGCGCAACTGGCGCTGCCGCTACGGCGAACTGGACGTGATCGCCACCGACCCGGAGACGCGCGCCGTGGTGTTCGTCGAGGTCAAGACCCGAACCGGTGACGGCTTCGGCGGCCTGGCGTATGCGGTGCCCCCGGAGAAGGTCCGCAGGCTGCGCCGGTTGGCCGGCCTGTGGCTGGCCGGCCAGCAGCAGCGTTGGGACGAGGTTCGGCTCGACGTGATCGGTGTCCGCATCGGCCGATGCCGCACCCCGGAGATCATCCATCTGCGGGGAGTGGGCTGA
- a CDS encoding GNAT family N-acetyltransferase codes for MTPVDRAVTRREITDALLKAMERRHEVLDVIVDSEDRESAVGAIAELLGVSPLGCEAVIGMSFDQLTKDSRRTIADELEDLNNELTFTLGERPASSGESLALRVFSGEQDRDILADRTADVGASVDGTGRPADDLGVEISAALARVDDEDAALFVAVDGADKVGMVFGDLNHGEVNVRIWIHPQHRKKGYGTAALRRARSEMAAYFPGVPLIVRAPGAHAG; via the coding sequence ATGACACCTGTTGACCGTGCCGTCACCCGTCGTGAGATCACCGATGCCCTGCTCAAGGCCATGGAACGTCGTCACGAGGTGCTCGATGTGATCGTCGATTCCGAGGACCGGGAATCCGCGGTAGGTGCGATCGCCGAGTTGTTGGGCGTCTCCCCGCTGGGCTGTGAAGCGGTGATCGGAATGTCGTTCGACCAGCTCACCAAGGACTCCCGGCGCACCATCGCCGACGAACTCGAAGACCTCAACAACGAGCTGACCTTCACCCTCGGGGAGCGGCCCGCCAGCTCCGGTGAGTCGCTGGCGCTGCGGGTGTTCTCCGGGGAGCAGGATCGCGACATCCTGGCCGACCGGACGGCAGACGTCGGCGCCAGCGTCGACGGCACCGGGCGGCCGGCGGATGATCTCGGCGTCGAGATCAGCGCGGCGCTGGCGCGCGTCGACGACGAGGACGCGGCGCTGTTCGTCGCCGTCGACGGTGCGGACAAGGTCGGGATGGTGTTCGGGGATCTCAACCACGGCGAGGTGAACGTCCGGATCTGGATTCACCCCCAGCACCGCAAGAAGGGCTACGGCACCGCCGCGCTGCGCCGCGCCCGCAGTGAGATGGCGGCCTACTTTCCCGGTGTCCCGCTGATCGTTCGGGCACCGGGCGCGCACGCCGGCTGA
- a CDS encoding DUF2469 domain-containing protein: protein MSAEDLEKYETEMELSLYREYKDIVGQFSYVVETERRFYLANSVEMVPRNADGEVYFELRLADAWVWDMYRPARFVKQVRVVTFKDVNIEEVDKPELRLPE, encoded by the coding sequence ATGAGTGCCGAAGATCTCGAGAAGTACGAAACCGAGATGGAACTCTCGCTGTACCGCGAATACAAGGACATCGTCGGGCAGTTCAGCTATGTCGTCGAAACCGAGCGGCGGTTCTATCTGGCCAACAGCGTCGAGATGGTGCCGCGCAACGCCGACGGCGAGGTGTACTTCGAACTTCGGCTCGCCGACGCGTGGGTGTGGGACATGTACCGCCCGGCGCGGTTCGTCAAGCAGGTCCGGGTGGTGACCTTCAAAGACGTCAACATCGAAGAAGTCGATAAGCCCGAACTGCGGCTCCCCGAATAA
- a CDS encoding ribonuclease HII, giving the protein MAPAWPPRPVIRRSTGLRTLESALYRSGLGPVAGVDEVGRGACAGPLVVASCVLGPGKPAALAALDDSKKLTEKSREQLFPLIRRHALAYHVVFIEPADVDLRGVHAANIEGMRRAVAGLPVRPGYVLSDGFRVPGLPMPSLPVIGGDGAAACIAAASVLAKVSRDRYMAALDTDYPGYGFAVHKGYSTAAHTAALSELGPCSQHRYSFINVRKSALAATGTATMGTNRTEGRLSR; this is encoded by the coding sequence ATGGCCCCCGCCTGGCCACCGCGCCCGGTGATCCGCCGCTCCACCGGACTGCGCACGCTGGAGTCCGCGCTGTACCGCAGCGGGCTGGGACCGGTCGCCGGGGTCGACGAAGTCGGCCGCGGGGCCTGCGCGGGCCCGCTGGTCGTGGCGTCCTGCGTGCTCGGCCCCGGAAAACCCGCCGCCCTGGCCGCGCTCGACGACTCCAAGAAGCTCACCGAGAAGTCCCGCGAGCAACTGTTCCCGCTGATCCGCCGGCACGCGCTCGCCTACCACGTGGTGTTCATCGAACCGGCCGACGTGGATCTGCGCGGGGTCCATGCGGCCAACATCGAGGGCATGCGGCGGGCGGTCGCCGGATTGCCGGTGCGGCCGGGTTACGTGCTCTCCGACGGGTTTCGGGTGCCGGGGTTACCGATGCCGTCGTTGCCGGTGATCGGCGGCGACGGGGCAGCGGCCTGTATCGCCGCGGCGAGCGTCTTGGCCAAGGTCAGCCGGGACCGCTACATGGCGGCATTGGACACCGATTACCCGGGCTACGGTTTCGCGGTGCACAAGGGTTACTCGACCGCGGCGCACACCGCGGCATTATCGGAGCTGGGGCCGTGCAGCCAGCACCGGTACTCGTTCATCAACGTGCGCAAGTCGGCACTGGCGGCGACGGGTACCGCGACAATGGGGACGAACCGAACAGAAGGACGGCTGAGTAGATGA
- the lepB gene encoding signal peptidase I, whose product MTDTTGSTPESSPEAETETEAVAAEEPKHASRFESVKLIALALVLYYVVLTFVARPYLIPSESMEPTLHGCHGCVGDRIMVDKVTYRFGTPQPGDVVVFRGPPSWNVGYKSIRSDNTALRWVQNALSVIGFVPPDENDLVKRVIAVGGQTVQCRNDTGLTVDGKVLHEPYLTPATLMVDPIVYPCLGNEFGPVTVPDNRLWVMGDNRTHSADSRAHCINGPTYMQDRIACTGEDAEAGTVPVANVIGKTRFIAWPPSRWGSVSAINPQQGP is encoded by the coding sequence GTGACCGACACCACGGGTTCGACGCCCGAGAGCTCTCCCGAGGCCGAGACCGAGACCGAGGCAGTGGCCGCCGAGGAGCCCAAGCACGCATCGCGGTTCGAGTCCGTCAAGCTGATCGCGTTGGCCCTGGTGCTGTACTACGTGGTGCTGACGTTCGTGGCGCGGCCCTACCTGATTCCCTCGGAGTCGATGGAGCCGACACTGCACGGCTGCCACGGCTGCGTGGGTGACCGCATCATGGTGGACAAGGTCACCTACCGGTTCGGCACGCCGCAGCCCGGCGACGTCGTCGTCTTCCGTGGCCCGCCCTCGTGGAACGTCGGGTACAAGTCCATCCGGTCGGACAACACCGCCCTGCGCTGGGTGCAGAACGCCCTGTCGGTCATCGGCTTCGTGCCCCCCGACGAGAACGACTTGGTCAAACGGGTCATCGCGGTGGGCGGCCAGACGGTGCAGTGCCGCAACGACACCGGTCTGACCGTCGACGGCAAGGTGCTGCACGAGCCCTACCTCACCCCGGCGACGCTGATGGTCGACCCGATCGTCTATCCCTGCCTGGGCAACGAGTTCGGTCCGGTGACCGTGCCCGACAACCGGTTGTGGGTGATGGGCGACAACCGCACCCACTCCGCGGATTCCCGGGCGCACTGCATCAACGGTCCGACGTACATGCAGGACCGTATCGCCTGTACCGGCGAGGACGCGGAAGCCGGGACCGTGCCGGTGGCCAACGTGATCGGCAAGACCCGGTTCATCGCCTGGCCGCCGTCGAGGTGGGGTTCGGTGTCGGCGATCAACCCGCAGCAGGGCCCGTAG
- the rplS gene encoding 50S ribosomal protein L19: MNTLDIVDKASLRDDIPAFAPGDTVNVHVKVIEGSKERIQVFKGVVIRRQGGGVRETFTVRKESYGVGVERTFPVHSPNVDHIDVLVRGDVRRAKLYYLRELRGKKAKIKEKR, from the coding sequence ATGAACACGCTGGACATCGTCGACAAGGCGTCGCTGCGCGACGACATCCCGGCCTTCGCCCCCGGCGACACGGTCAACGTGCACGTGAAGGTGATCGAGGGCTCCAAGGAGCGCATCCAGGTGTTCAAGGGTGTGGTCATCCGGCGCCAGGGCGGCGGCGTCCGCGAGACGTTCACCGTCCGCAAGGAGAGCTACGGCGTCGGCGTGGAGCGGACCTTCCCGGTGCACTCGCCCAACGTCGACCACATCGACGTGCTGGTGCGTGGTGACGTCCGTCGCGCCAAGCTGTACTACCTGCGTGAGCTGCGCGGCAAGAAGGCCAAGATCAAGGAAAAGCGCTGA
- the trmD gene encoding tRNA (guanosine(37)-N1)-methyltransferase TrmD codes for MRVDVLTIFPSYLDPIRQSLPGKAIETGRVELGVHDLRDWTHDVHRSVDDSPYGGGPGMVMKAPIWGAALDEICSERTLLVVPTPAGTLFDQATAQRWSHEEHLVFACGRYEGIDQRVAEDAARRMRVEEVSIGDYVLAGGEPAVLVMLEAVLRLMPGVLGNPASQRDDSHSPDRDGLLEGPSYTRPPSWRGLDVPEVLLSGDHARIDAWRRAAALERTRQRRPDLLGESVTEPD; via the coding sequence GTGCGAGTTGATGTCCTGACGATCTTCCCGTCCTATCTGGATCCGATCCGGCAATCGTTGCCGGGCAAGGCGATCGAGACCGGCCGGGTCGAACTGGGCGTGCACGATCTGCGTGACTGGACCCACGACGTACACCGTTCGGTCGACGACTCCCCGTACGGGGGCGGCCCGGGAATGGTGATGAAGGCGCCGATCTGGGGTGCCGCGCTCGACGAGATCTGTTCGGAACGGACCCTGCTCGTCGTGCCGACCCCGGCCGGAACGCTGTTCGATCAGGCCACCGCGCAGCGGTGGAGCCACGAAGAACATCTGGTGTTCGCCTGCGGACGCTACGAAGGTATCGACCAACGGGTCGCCGAGGACGCCGCGCGCCGGATGCGGGTCGAAGAGGTCTCGATCGGTGACTACGTGCTGGCCGGCGGGGAGCCCGCGGTGCTGGTCATGCTGGAAGCCGTGTTACGGCTGATGCCGGGCGTCCTCGGCAATCCGGCCTCACAACGCGACGATTCGCATTCCCCGGACCGGGACGGCCTGCTCGAGGGCCCCAGCTACACCCGTCCGCCTAGTTGGCGTGGCCTGGACGTGCCCGAGGTACTGCTCTCCGGCGATCATGCCCGGATCGACGCCTGGCGCCGTGCGGCGGCGCTGGAACGGACCCGGCAGCGCCGCCCGGACCTGCTGGGGGAGTCGGTGACCGAACCCGACTAG
- the rimM gene encoding ribosome maturation factor RimM (Essential for efficient processing of 16S rRNA), with amino-acid sequence MELTVGRVVKAHGISGEVVVEVRTDDPELRFAPGVTLHARKTGVPQRDYVVEAARPHGVRLLVRLAGIGDRNGADALRGSLFVVDSDELPPITEPDTYYDHQLEGLAVQGTAGEPVGTVTEVLHTAAGELLAIKRTDGRELLVPFIAAFVPSVSLADGTLVIDPPEGLLDLEG; translated from the coding sequence ATGGAGCTGACGGTCGGGCGGGTCGTCAAGGCGCACGGCATCTCCGGTGAGGTGGTCGTCGAAGTCCGCACCGACGACCCCGAACTCCGGTTCGCGCCGGGCGTCACCCTGCACGCCCGCAAAACGGGTGTGCCGCAACGCGACTACGTCGTCGAGGCGGCACGCCCGCACGGTGTCCGGTTGCTGGTGCGATTAGCCGGCATCGGCGACCGCAACGGTGCCGACGCGTTGCGAGGCAGCCTGTTCGTCGTCGATTCCGACGAACTTCCGCCGATCACCGAGCCCGACACCTACTACGACCACCAACTCGAAGGTCTTGCGGTGCAGGGCACCGCGGGGGAGCCGGTGGGTACCGTGACCGAGGTGCTGCACACCGCTGCGGGCGAACTGCTGGCGATCAAGCGGACCGACGGCCGGGAGTTGCTGGTCCCGTTCATCGCCGCCTTCGTGCCGTCGGTGTCGTTGGCCGACGGCACCCTGGTGATCGACCCGCCCGAGGGTCTGCTCGATCTCGAGGGGTAG
- a CDS encoding RNA-binding protein — MSAVVADAVEHLVRGIVDNPDDVRVDMVTNRRGRTVEVHVHPDDLGKVIGRGGRTATALRTLVAGIGGRGIRVDVVDTDR; from the coding sequence ATGAGTGCTGTAGTGGCGGATGCCGTCGAACACCTGGTTCGCGGCATCGTCGACAATCCCGACGACGTACGGGTCGACATGGTGACCAACCGCCGTGGCCGCACCGTCGAGGTGCACGTGCACCCCGACGACCTGGGCAAGGTGATCGGTCGCGGCGGTCGCACCGCCACTGCGTTGCGCACCCTGGTCGCCGGTATCGGCGGCCGGGGTATCCGCGTGGACGTGGTGGACACCGACCGGTAG
- the rpsP gene encoding 30S ribosomal protein S16, with protein MAVKIKLTRLGKIRNPQYRIQVADARTRRDGRAIEVIGRYHPKEEPSLIEIDSERAQYWLSVGAQPTEPVLKLLKITGDWQKYKGLPGAEGRLKVKPAKPSKLELFNAALAEAEGGPTTEATTAKKKKAPAKKADKAEEKTEAPAEAAAEAPAAEAAEPASES; from the coding sequence ATGGCTGTCAAGATCAAGCTCACCCGTCTCGGGAAGATCCGCAACCCGCAGTACCGCATCCAGGTCGCCGACGCGCGCACCCGCCGGGACGGTCGCGCCATCGAGGTCATCGGCCGCTACCACCCGAAGGAAGAGCCGAGCCTGATCGAGATCGACTCAGAGCGTGCCCAGTACTGGCTGTCGGTCGGTGCTCAGCCCACCGAGCCGGTGCTCAAGCTGCTGAAGATCACCGGTGACTGGCAGAAGTACAAGGGCCTGCCCGGTGCCGAGGGCCGCCTGAAGGTCAAGCCGGCCAAGCCGAGCAAGCTGGAGCTGTTCAACGCCGCGCTGGCCGAGGCGGAGGGTGGCCCGACCACCGAGGCCACCACCGCCAAGAAGAAGAAGGCGCCGGCGAAGAAGGCCGACAAGGCCGAGGAGAAGACCGAGGCTCCCGCGGAGGCCGCCGCTGAGGCTCCGGCCGCCGAGGCCGCCGAGCCGGCCAGCGAGAGCTGA
- a CDS encoding nuclear transport factor 2 family protein, with protein sequence MLSQQEISDRLEIQQLLVDYSTAIDTRNFDGLDAVFTPDAYIDYRALGGIDGRFPEVKAWLAEVLPNFANYSHMLGLPAIRIDGDTATARTFCFNPMIFSGENDPMMLVGLWYDDEFRRTDDGWRMVRRSEIKCFQKMP encoded by the coding sequence ATGCTGAGCCAACAAGAAATTTCGGACCGCTTGGAGATCCAGCAGTTGCTGGTCGACTACTCCACCGCGATCGACACGCGCAACTTCGACGGGCTCGATGCGGTGTTCACCCCCGACGCCTACATCGACTACCGCGCGCTGGGCGGCATCGACGGGCGCTTTCCCGAAGTCAAGGCTTGGCTGGCCGAAGTGCTGCCCAACTTCGCCAACTACTCGCACATGCTGGGTCTGCCCGCGATCCGCATCGACGGTGACACCGCCACCGCCCGCACCTTCTGCTTCAACCCGATGATCTTCTCCGGCGAGAACGACCCCATGATGCTGGTGGGTCTGTGGTACGACGACGAGTTCCGGCGCACCGACGACGGCTGGCGGATGGTCCGCCGTTCCGAAATCAAGTGCTTCCAGAAGATGCCCTGA